A window of Rhizobium acidisoli contains these coding sequences:
- a CDS encoding sensor histidine kinase, translated as MHKSAMSLSLSSLWPSLPLRHRIRRMWWAYAVIALVAAALGLWASGEIGRRHAEAALEEQARTDARLNAALLRTVLEKYRALPFVLSQDTALAAALAGNDAGTFERLSQKLEMLAAGTKAAVIYVIDKDGMAVAASNWREPTSFVGNDYRFREYFQGAVAEGQAEHFALGTVSKKPGLYISERISGSTGLLGVVVVKVEFDDVEADWSATDAPSYVIDDRGIVLITSIPSWRFMTIGRIADDKLTAIRESLQFGDAPLQPLPLDTGRSLGENLDVVEIVMPGGAGKTSFLDVGMPVPATAWHLQHLVALGPSVDAGIREARMLALLTLLPLLAGAAFLLRRRQAVTLRILSEQQAREELERRVAERTQDLSQARDRLQAEIVGHRSTEQKLQAVQQDLVQANRLAILGQVAAGVAHEINQPVATIRAYADNARTFLDRGQTAPAGENLESIAALTERIGSITEELKSFARKGRGSAEPTGLKDVIEGAVMLLRSRFAGRMDTLDIDLPPPDLQVMGNRIRLEQVLINLLQNALEAVAPKADEARVEVRTSSEGDMVTLTVADNGPGISPEIRKGLFTPFNTSKESGLGLGLVISKDIVGDYGGRMEVDSDGGGTRFVVHLRKA; from the coding sequence ATGCACAAATCCGCCATGTCCCTGTCTCTGTCATCGCTGTGGCCTTCCCTGCCCCTGCGGCACCGCATCCGCCGGATGTGGTGGGCTTATGCGGTGATCGCGCTTGTTGCCGCCGCCCTCGGCCTGTGGGCAAGCGGCGAGATCGGCCGGCGCCATGCCGAGGCGGCTCTCGAAGAACAGGCCCGCACCGATGCCAGGCTGAATGCGGCATTGCTGCGCACGGTTCTCGAAAAATACCGGGCGCTACCCTTCGTGCTGTCGCAGGATACGGCACTCGCCGCAGCGCTTGCGGGAAACGATGCCGGCACCTTCGAGCGGCTCAGCCAGAAGCTGGAGATGCTGGCGGCGGGCACCAAGGCGGCGGTCATCTACGTCATCGACAAGGACGGCATGGCGGTTGCGGCCAGCAACTGGCGCGAACCGACGAGCTTTGTCGGCAACGACTATCGTTTTCGGGAATATTTTCAGGGTGCGGTCGCTGAAGGACAGGCCGAGCACTTCGCGCTCGGCACCGTCAGCAAGAAACCCGGCCTTTATATCTCCGAGCGGATATCAGGCAGCACCGGGCTGCTCGGGGTCGTCGTGGTTAAGGTCGAGTTCGACGACGTCGAGGCGGATTGGAGCGCCACGGACGCCCCCTCCTATGTGATCGACGACCGCGGTATCGTCCTCATCACCAGCATTCCCTCCTGGCGATTTATGACGATCGGGCGGATTGCCGACGACAAGTTGACGGCGATCCGCGAAAGCCTGCAATTCGGCGACGCGCCGCTGCAGCCGCTGCCGCTCGATACCGGGCGAAGTCTGGGCGAGAACCTCGACGTCGTCGAAATCGTCATGCCGGGCGGCGCCGGGAAAACCAGCTTTCTCGATGTCGGAATGCCGGTTCCCGCGACCGCCTGGCATTTGCAGCATCTCGTGGCGCTGGGTCCGTCCGTCGATGCCGGCATTCGCGAGGCCCGCATGCTGGCGCTGCTGACGCTCTTGCCGCTGTTGGCCGGCGCCGCCTTCCTGCTGCGCCGCCGCCAGGCTGTCACTCTCAGGATATTGAGCGAACAGCAGGCGCGGGAGGAACTGGAACGGCGTGTCGCCGAACGGACACAGGATCTCAGCCAGGCGCGGGATCGGCTGCAGGCCGAAATCGTCGGCCACAGGAGCACCGAGCAGAAATTGCAGGCGGTGCAGCAGGATCTGGTGCAGGCCAACCGGCTGGCAATCCTCGGCCAGGTGGCCGCCGGCGTCGCCCATGAGATCAACCAGCCGGTGGCCACCATCCGCGCCTATGCCGATAATGCCCGCACCTTTCTCGACCGCGGCCAGACGGCGCCGGCCGGTGAAAATCTCGAAAGCATCGCGGCGCTGACGGAACGCATCGGCTCGATCACCGAGGAGCTGAAGAGCTTTGCCCGCAAAGGCCGCGGCAGCGCTGAGCCGACAGGCTTGAAGGATGTGATCGAAGGGGCGGTGATGCTGTTGCGCAGCCGCTTTGCCGGCCGCATGGACACGCTCGACATCGACCTGCCGCCGCCCGACCTGCAGGTCATGGGCAACAGGATCCGCCTCGAACAGGTGCTGATCAACCTGCTTCAGAACGCGCTGGAAGCGGTGGCGCCGAAGGCCGACGAGGCGCGTGTCGAGGTCAGGACGTCAAGCGAAGGGGACATGGTGACGTTGACGGTCGCCGATAACGGCCCCGGCATTTCACCTGAAATCCGCAAGGGCTTGTTCACGCCGTTCAACACCTCGAAGGAAAGCGGCCTCGGCCTCGGGCTGGTCATCTCCAAGGACATCGTCGGCGATTACGGCGGGCGGATGGAGGTTGACAGCGACGGCGGCGGGACCCGGTTCGTCGTTCATCTGAGGAAGGCTTGA
- a CDS encoding UdgX family uracil-DNA binding protein (This protein belongs to the uracil DNA glycosylase superfamily, members of which act in excision repair of DNA. However, it belongs more specifically to UdgX branch, whose founding member was found to bind uracil in DNA (where it does not belong), without cleaving it, appears to promote DNA repair by a pathway involving RecA, rather than base excision.), whose product MRRVVLAGRGDLAEWRDAARAFAAAGILPEEIDWRERSAEADLAFQRDAMPPAPVTRKPMTVPPAFIELAETVLCHSDPARFSLLYRLLWRLQLDRQLLEVASDEDVVRARLMAKNVRRDAHKMTAFVRFKEVGAAAAGRRKFIAWFEPDHHIVRRTAPFFQRRFTDMDWLIATPKGSAAWDGARLTLSDAPCEKPNLTDATDDLWRTYYVSIFNPARLKLKAMQAEMPKKYWKNLPEADLIPGLIASAESQVRAMAAREATQSLPFHDRLQEAARNLPIEPEAPAGTLEALSAEAGACTRCPLHAKATQTVFGEGPRDAEVMFVGEQPGDQEDIAGRPFVGPAGKLLDQVIADVGIDRSALYVTNAVKHFKYEPRGKRRIHQKPNMGEVKHCRWWLDLELALVKPKLIVAMGATALAALTDVKERLQDVRGKAMAIEGGRTLFVTVHPSYLLRIPDERLKAEEMVRFRNDMLEIQRLMASAG is encoded by the coding sequence ATGCGCCGGGTCGTGCTTGCGGGACGGGGCGATCTTGCCGAATGGCGCGATGCCGCGCGCGCCTTCGCGGCCGCCGGCATTTTGCCTGAGGAGATCGACTGGCGGGAAAGAAGCGCAGAGGCGGATCTTGCCTTTCAACGCGACGCCATGCCGCCGGCGCCGGTGACACGCAAGCCGATGACGGTGCCGCCCGCCTTTATCGAGCTTGCCGAGACGGTTCTCTGCCACTCCGACCCGGCGCGCTTCTCCTTGCTTTACCGCCTGCTCTGGCGGCTGCAGCTGGACCGGCAACTGCTCGAAGTGGCCTCCGACGAGGATGTCGTGCGGGCTCGCCTGATGGCAAAAAATGTCCGGCGCGACGCCCACAAGATGACGGCTTTCGTCCGTTTCAAAGAGGTTGGTGCGGCAGCGGCGGGCCGTCGAAAATTCATCGCCTGGTTCGAGCCGGACCATCATATCGTCAGGCGCACGGCGCCATTTTTCCAACGGCGCTTCACCGATATGGACTGGCTGATCGCCACGCCCAAGGGGTCGGCGGCCTGGGACGGTGCGCGGCTGACGCTCAGCGACGCGCCCTGCGAGAAGCCCAATCTCACCGATGCCACCGATGATCTCTGGCGCACCTACTATGTCAGCATCTTCAACCCGGCGCGGCTGAAGCTGAAGGCGATGCAGGCGGAAATGCCGAAAAAATACTGGAAGAACCTGCCGGAAGCCGATCTTATCCCTGGGCTGATCGCATCCGCCGAGAGCCAGGTGCGGGCCATGGCCGCGCGCGAGGCGACGCAATCGCTTCCCTTTCACGACCGGCTTCAGGAGGCCGCCCGCAACCTTCCCATAGAACCTGAAGCGCCGGCCGGCACGCTTGAAGCGCTAAGCGCCGAAGCTGGCGCCTGCACCCGCTGTCCGCTTCATGCCAAGGCGACACAGACCGTCTTCGGGGAGGGGCCGCGCGATGCGGAGGTGATGTTCGTCGGCGAGCAGCCGGGCGATCAGGAGGATATCGCCGGGCGCCCCTTCGTCGGCCCGGCCGGCAAGCTGCTCGACCAGGTGATCGCGGACGTCGGCATCGACCGTTCGGCGCTCTATGTCACCAATGCCGTCAAGCATTTCAAATATGAGCCGCGCGGCAAACGCCGCATCCATCAGAAGCCCAATATGGGGGAGGTGAAGCATTGTCGCTGGTGGCTGGATCTGGAACTGGCGCTCGTTAAGCCGAAGCTGATCGTTGCCATGGGGGCGACCGCGCTTGCGGCGCTGACCGATGTGAAAGAGCGCCTGCAGGACGTCAGGGGAAAGGCAATGGCGATCGAAGGAGGACGCACGCTCTTCGTGACGGTGCATCCCTCCTATCTGCTGCGCATTCCCGACGAGCGGTTGAAAGCGGAGGAGATGGTGCGATTTCGCAACGATATGCTGGAGATTCAGCGGCTTATGGCGTCCGCCGGATAA
- a CDS encoding putative DNA modification/repair radical SAM protein: protein MKKSLTERLAILSDAAKYDASCASSGTVKRDSAASGGLGSTEGSGICHAYAPDGRCISLLKILLTNFCIYDCAYCINRSSSNVERARFTPEEVIWLTLEFYRRNYIEGLFLSSGIIRSSDYTMEEMVRIVRELRVTHNFRGYIHLKSIPEASPRLIEEAGLFADRLSLNIELPTDNGISRFAPEKKPANIRRSMGDLRLKIEAAGEPTLRTKKRQRFVPAGQSTQMIVGADGANDATILATSGRLYSSYGLKRVYYSAFSPIPDSSKNLPLIKPPLMREHRLYQADWLYRFYGFGIDEITASQTGGMLDLNLDPKLAWALANRAEFPVDINKAERERLLRVPGLGTKTVKSIVSARRFRRLRLDDLSRLGISIKKVQSFISAEGWSPRRLIDRPDLRAMFEPKPEQLSLL from the coding sequence ATGAAGAAATCGCTAACAGAACGCTTGGCCATCCTTTCCGATGCCGCCAAATATGATGCTTCCTGCGCTTCCAGCGGCACGGTGAAACGCGATTCGGCGGCAAGCGGCGGGCTCGGCTCGACCGAGGGGTCCGGCATCTGTCATGCCTATGCCCCGGATGGGCGATGCATTTCGCTTCTGAAAATACTGCTGACCAATTTCTGCATCTACGACTGCGCCTATTGCATCAATCGCTCGTCGAGCAATGTCGAACGGGCGCGCTTCACGCCCGAGGAAGTGATCTGGCTGACGCTGGAATTCTACCGCCGCAATTATATCGAGGGCCTGTTCCTTTCCTCGGGCATTATCCGCTCGTCCGATTACACGATGGAAGAGATGGTCCGCATCGTCCGCGAACTGCGCGTGACGCATAATTTTCGCGGTTATATCCATCTGAAATCGATCCCGGAGGCATCGCCGCGGCTGATCGAAGAGGCGGGGCTTTTTGCCGACAGGCTGTCGCTCAATATCGAGTTGCCGACGGATAACGGCATCAGCCGCTTTGCGCCGGAAAAGAAGCCCGCCAATATTCGCCGATCGATGGGCGATCTGAGGCTGAAGATCGAGGCCGCCGGCGAGCCGACGCTGCGCACGAAGAAGCGTCAGCGCTTCGTGCCGGCCGGCCAGAGCACGCAGATGATCGTCGGTGCGGACGGCGCGAATGATGCGACGATCCTTGCGACCAGCGGCCGGCTTTACAGCAGCTACGGCCTGAAGCGTGTCTATTATTCCGCCTTCAGCCCGATCCCGGATTCATCGAAAAACCTGCCGCTGATCAAGCCGCCGCTGATGCGCGAACACCGGCTCTATCAGGCAGACTGGCTCTATCGGTTCTATGGGTTCGGCATCGACGAAATTACTGCCAGCCAGACCGGCGGCATGCTCGACCTCAACCTCGACCCGAAGCTTGCCTGGGCGCTGGCGAACCGGGCCGAATTTCCCGTCGATATCAACAAAGCCGAACGTGAACGCCTACTGCGCGTTCCCGGTCTCGGCACGAAGACGGTCAAATCAATCGTTTCGGCTCGACGCTTTCGCCGGCTGCGGCTCGACGATCTGTCGCGGCTCGGCATCTCGATCAAGAAGGTTCAGTCCTTCATCTCGGCGGAAGGCTGGTCGCCGCGCCGGCTGATCGACCGCCCGGACCTTCGCGCCATGTTCGAGCCGAAACCTGAACAATTGTCGCTGCTATGA
- a CDS encoding sigma-54-dependent transcriptional regulator, translating into MATPMPVALIDDDKDLRRATAQTLELAGFSVFAYEGAKAALADLSADFAGPIVTDIRMPEIDGLQLFAMLKGMDADLPVILMTGHGDIPMAVQAIQDGAYDFIAKPFAADRLVQSVRRASEKRRLILENRLLRKAAEDAQENSPLIGQTPVMENLRKILRHIADTDVDVLVAGETGSGKEVVAQILHQWSHRRKGNFVALNCGALPETVIESELFGHEAGAFTGAQKRRTGRIEHASGGTLFLDEIESMPVATQVKMLRVLEMREITPLGTNEVRPVDLRVVAAAKIDLGDPDLRGDFREDLYYRLNVVTISIPPLRERRDDIPLLFSHFAARAAERFRRDVPELSPEVRRHFAAHAWPGNVRELSHYAERVVLGVEGGAAAPVPAQPTGGTLPERLERYEAEIIRDALTANDGDVRSTIEALGIPRKTFYDKLQRHGINRGGYSARK; encoded by the coding sequence ATGGCCACACCGATGCCCGTTGCGCTGATCGACGACGACAAGGATTTGCGCCGCGCCACCGCCCAGACGCTCGAACTCGCCGGATTCTCGGTTTTCGCCTATGAGGGAGCGAAGGCCGCGCTTGCCGACCTTTCAGCCGACTTTGCCGGCCCCATCGTCACCGATATCCGCATGCCGGAGATCGACGGGCTGCAGTTGTTCGCCATGCTCAAGGGCATGGACGCCGACCTGCCGGTGATCCTGATGACCGGTCATGGCGATATTCCGATGGCGGTTCAGGCAATCCAGGACGGCGCCTATGATTTCATTGCCAAACCTTTTGCCGCCGACCGGCTCGTCCAGAGCGTGCGTCGCGCCAGCGAGAAGCGGCGGCTAATCCTGGAAAACCGCTTGCTGCGCAAAGCTGCCGAGGATGCGCAGGAGAATTCACCGTTGATCGGCCAGACGCCGGTCATGGAAAATTTGCGGAAGATTCTTCGCCATATCGCCGATACCGATGTCGACGTGCTCGTTGCCGGCGAAACCGGCAGCGGTAAGGAAGTCGTCGCCCAGATCCTGCATCAGTGGAGCCACCGCCGGAAGGGCAATTTCGTGGCGCTGAACTGCGGCGCGCTCCCCGAAACCGTCATCGAAAGCGAGCTGTTCGGCCACGAGGCCGGCGCCTTTACCGGCGCCCAGAAGCGCCGCACCGGCCGCATCGAACATGCAAGCGGCGGCACGCTTTTCCTCGACGAGATCGAGAGCATGCCGGTTGCCACCCAGGTCAAGATGCTGCGGGTGCTGGAGATGCGTGAAATCACCCCGCTCGGCACCAATGAAGTACGCCCGGTCGATCTGCGCGTCGTCGCAGCCGCCAAGATCGATCTCGGCGATCCCGACCTGCGCGGCGATTTTCGCGAGGACCTCTATTACAGGCTGAATGTGGTGACGATCTCCATTCCGCCGCTGAGGGAGCGCCGCGACGATATTCCGCTGCTGTTTTCCCATTTCGCCGCCCGCGCCGCCGAGCGCTTCCGCCGCGATGTTCCGGAGCTTTCGCCCGAGGTGCGCCGCCACTTTGCCGCGCATGCATGGCCGGGCAATGTCCGCGAGCTCTCGCATTATGCCGAACGCGTGGTCCTGGGTGTCGAAGGCGGCGCAGCCGCACCCGTCCCTGCCCAGCCGACCGGCGGCACACTGCCCGAACGGCTTGAGCGTTACGAGGCGGAGATCATCCGCGACGCGCTCACGGCCAATGACGGCGACGTGCGCAGCACCATCGAGGCGCTCGGCATTCCGAGAAAGACGTTTTACGACAAGCTCCAGCGCCACGGCATCAACCGCGGCGGCTATTCCGCGCGCAAATAA
- the trxB gene encoding thioredoxin-disulfide reductase: MPARHTKVLIIGSGPAGYTAAVYAARAMLKPVLIAGLEQGGQLMITTDVENYPGFADPIQGPWLMEQMLQQAKHVGAEIVNDLVTEVDMNQRPFVARTDSGQVWTADTLIIATGAKAKWLGIESEQHFQGFGVSACATCDGFFYRNKNVIVVGGGNSAVEEALYLSNIAKSVTLVHRRDFFRAEKILQERLFSKENVKVLWNTEVAEITGTPAKPPMPQSVSGARLRDVKTGAITEMAIDGVFVAIGHAPATELFKDKLKLKDNGYLWTAPDSTATSLEGVYAAGDVTDDTFRQAITAAGLGCMAALEAERYLTGHMPVAVAAE; the protein is encoded by the coding sequence ATGCCCGCCCGCCATACCAAGGTGCTCATCATCGGTTCCGGACCCGCAGGCTATACCGCCGCGGTCTATGCCGCGCGCGCCATGCTGAAGCCGGTTTTGATCGCCGGTCTCGAACAGGGCGGCCAGCTGATGATCACCACCGATGTGGAGAATTATCCGGGCTTTGCCGATCCCATCCAGGGCCCCTGGCTGATGGAACAGATGCTGCAGCAGGCAAAACATGTCGGCGCCGAGATCGTCAACGATCTGGTGACCGAAGTCGACATGAACCAGCGCCCCTTCGTCGCCCGCACCGACAGCGGCCAGGTCTGGACTGCCGATACGCTGATCATCGCCACCGGCGCCAAGGCCAAGTGGCTCGGCATCGAGAGCGAGCAGCATTTCCAGGGCTTCGGCGTTTCGGCCTGCGCCACCTGCGACGGTTTCTTCTATCGCAACAAGAATGTGATCGTGGTCGGCGGCGGCAACAGCGCCGTCGAGGAGGCGCTCTACCTCTCCAACATCGCCAAGTCGGTGACATTGGTCCACCGCCGCGACTTCTTCCGGGCAGAAAAGATCCTGCAGGAACGCTTGTTCTCCAAGGAGAACGTCAAGGTGTTGTGGAACACCGAAGTGGCCGAAATCACCGGCACGCCGGCCAAGCCTCCGATGCCGCAATCCGTCTCCGGCGCACGACTGCGCGACGTCAAAACCGGCGCGATCACCGAGATGGCAATCGATGGCGTTTTCGTCGCCATCGGCCATGCGCCGGCAACCGAGCTCTTCAAGGACAAACTGAAGCTGAAGGACAACGGCTATCTCTGGACGGCGCCGGACTCGACCGCGACCAGCCTGGAAGGGGTCTATGCCGCCGGCGACGTGACCGACGACACCTTCCGTCAGGCAATCACTGCCGCCGGTCTTGGATGCATGGCAGCGCTTGAAGCCGAGCGCTATCTGACGGGTCACATGCCCGTCGCCGTAGCCGCGGAGTAA
- a CDS encoding Lrp/AsnC family transcriptional regulator has product MGRAELDVIDIKILRELQADGRMTNVELADRVGISAPPCLRRVRKLEEAGIIEGYHAMLNSPRLGFDLVAFCMVGLKHQSEGNLKSFAAATAEWPLVRQAWMVSGDSDFLLHCVAENLTHFQDFVIEVLTANEHVDTVRTMLTIRQVKKLGLVEV; this is encoded by the coding sequence GTGGGTCGCGCCGAACTCGACGTCATCGACATAAAGATCCTCCGGGAATTGCAGGCCGACGGCCGCATGACCAATGTGGAGCTGGCCGACCGCGTCGGCATCTCGGCACCGCCATGCCTGCGCCGGGTGCGCAAGCTCGAGGAAGCGGGCATCATCGAGGGCTACCATGCGATGCTGAACAGCCCGAGGCTCGGCTTCGACCTCGTCGCTTTCTGCATGGTCGGCCTCAAGCATCAGTCGGAAGGCAATCTCAAGTCCTTTGCCGCCGCCACCGCCGAATGGCCGCTGGTGCGCCAGGCCTGGATGGTTTCGGGCGACAGCGATTTCCTGCTGCATTGCGTGGCTGAAAATCTCACCCACTTCCAGGATTTCGTCATCGAGGTGCTGACGGCGAACGAACATGTCGATACCGTGCGCACCATGCTGACGATCCGGCAGGTGAAGAAGCTGGGACTGGTCGAAGTCTGA
- the greA gene encoding transcription elongation factor GreA, whose protein sequence is MVEKVPMTPGGFVKLQEELRWRQQEERPRIIEAIAEARAHGDLSENAEYHAAKEAQSHNEGRISELEDLTARAEVIDLTKMSGDKIKFGAKVKLVDEDTEEEKTYQIVGDQEADVKAGRISISSPIARALIGKEVGDSIEVNAPGGSKAYEILQVSWG, encoded by the coding sequence ATGGTTGAAAAGGTACCAATGACACCGGGTGGTTTCGTCAAGCTGCAGGAAGAACTGCGCTGGCGTCAGCAGGAGGAGCGCCCTCGAATCATTGAGGCGATCGCCGAAGCCCGTGCCCATGGCGACCTTTCTGAAAACGCCGAATATCACGCCGCCAAGGAAGCCCAGAGTCACAATGAAGGCCGCATCAGCGAGCTGGAAGATTTGACGGCGCGCGCCGAGGTCATCGACCTGACGAAAATGTCCGGCGACAAGATCAAGTTCGGCGCCAAGGTGAAGCTCGTCGACGAAGATACCGAAGAAGAAAAGACCTACCAGATCGTCGGCGATCAGGAAGCCGACGTCAAAGCCGGCCGCATCTCCATCTCCTCGCCGATCGCCCGCGCGCTGATCGGCAAGGAAGTCGGCGATTCCATCGAGGTCAATGCGCCCGGTGGCTCCAAGGCCTACGAAATCCTCCAGGTTTCCTGGGGCTGA
- a CDS encoding dicarboxylate/amino acid:cation symporter, with protein MIAAPFDAVADSTGKKPFYSHLYVQVLAAIAAGILLGHFYPELGAQLKPLGDAFIKLVKMIIAPVIFLTVATGIAGMSDLKKVGRVAGKAMLYFLTFSTLALVIGMVVANVVQPGAGMNIDPASLDPTAVATYASKAHEQSIVGFLTNIIPTTIVGAFADGDILQVLFFSVLFGIALAMVGEKGEQVVNFLNALTAPVFKLVAILMKAAPIGAFGAMAFTIGKYGIGSIANLAMLIGTFYLTSLLFVLVVLGAVARYNGFSILALLRYIKEELLLVLGTSSSEAALPGLMNKMEKAGCKRSVVGLVIPTGYSFNLDGTNIYMTLAALFIAQATGINLSWGDQILLLLVAMLSSKGAAGITGAGFITLAATLSVVPSVPVAGMALILGIDRFMSECRALTNLVGNAVATIVVARWENELDTAQLARALGGQAEESAPAGLQPAE; from the coding sequence ATGATCGCAGCACCATTCGATGCAGTCGCAGACAGCACGGGCAAGAAGCCCTTTTATTCCCATCTCTACGTTCAGGTTCTCGCCGCCATCGCCGCGGGTATCCTTCTCGGCCATTTCTATCCCGAGCTCGGCGCGCAGCTGAAGCCGCTCGGCGATGCCTTCATCAAGCTCGTCAAGATGATCATCGCTCCGGTGATCTTCCTGACGGTGGCGACCGGCATTGCCGGCATGAGCGACCTGAAGAAGGTCGGCCGCGTCGCCGGCAAGGCGATGCTGTACTTCCTGACCTTCTCGACCTTGGCGCTAGTCATCGGCATGGTCGTTGCCAACGTCGTCCAGCCCGGCGCCGGCATGAATATCGATCCGGCGTCGCTCGATCCGACCGCCGTCGCCACCTACGCTTCGAAGGCGCATGAGCAGAGCATCGTCGGCTTCCTCACCAATATCATTCCGACGACGATCGTCGGTGCCTTTGCCGATGGCGACATTCTGCAGGTGCTGTTCTTCTCGGTGCTCTTCGGCATCGCGCTTGCCATGGTCGGCGAAAAGGGTGAGCAGGTCGTCAATTTCCTCAACGCCCTGACGGCTCCGGTCTTCAAGCTCGTCGCCATCCTGATGAAGGCTGCCCCGATCGGCGCTTTCGGCGCCATGGCCTTCACCATCGGCAAGTACGGCATCGGATCGATCGCCAATCTCGCCATGCTGATCGGCACTTTCTACCTCACCTCGCTGCTCTTCGTTCTCGTCGTTCTCGGCGCCGTCGCCCGCTATAACGGCTTCTCGATCCTGGCGCTGCTGCGCTACATCAAGGAAGAGCTGCTGCTGGTTCTCGGCACCTCGTCGTCGGAGGCCGCACTTCCGGGCCTGATGAACAAGATGGAAAAGGCCGGCTGCAAGCGTTCGGTCGTCGGCCTCGTCATCCCGACAGGCTATTCCTTCAATCTCGACGGCACCAACATCTACATGACGCTGGCAGCGCTGTTCATCGCCCAGGCAACCGGCATCAACCTCTCCTGGGGTGACCAGATCCTGCTGCTCCTGGTGGCGATGCTGAGCTCGAAGGGTGCCGCCGGCATCACCGGCGCCGGCTTCATCACCCTTGCCGCCACGCTCTCCGTCGTGCCGTCCGTGCCGGTCGCCGGCATGGCGCTGATCCTCGGCATCGACCGCTTCATGTCGGAATGCCGGGCGCTGACCAACCTCGTCGGCAATGCCGTGGCGACGATCGTCGTGGCACGCTGGGAAAACGAACTGGATACCGCGCAGCTCGCCAGAGCCCTGGGCGGCCAGGCAGAAGAGAGCGCTCCGGCCGGACTGCAGCCTGCGGAATAA
- a CDS encoding glycosyltransferase family 4 protein — translation MPDLRDVEIIAPNFKRRLSGVTSTIVQLIPCQIRLGMRIATLGPGLPEGLAKLRWSQLLGLWRPPARRRRRVWHARRNNEMAVGILLRYLLRMPLKLLFTSAAQRRHTAYTKWLIRRMDAVIATSDRSGSFLEVPHTVIQHGVDLSLFHPPETAEDGIAATGLPGRHLVGCFGRVRHQKGTDLFVRAMIELLPQHPEWTAVVSGRVTAEHTAFADKLKADVAAAGLSDRILFLGEVPDIKVWYRRLTLYVAPSRNEGFGLTPLEAMASRTAVVASDAGAYAELIAEGETGSVVAAGNSEALTQAIAPYIADPALAIAHGENALRHVRANFALEKEANAIGAVYDRLLGDNRG, via the coding sequence TTGCCTGATTTGCGTGACGTCGAGATCATCGCGCCCAATTTCAAGCGCCGGCTCTCCGGCGTCACGTCGACCATCGTCCAGCTCATCCCCTGCCAGATCCGGCTCGGCATGAGGATCGCAACGCTCGGCCCCGGCCTGCCGGAAGGCTTGGCGAAGCTGAGATGGTCGCAGCTCCTTGGCCTCTGGCGCCCGCCGGCGCGCCGGCGGCGGCGTGTCTGGCACGCCCGCCGCAACAACGAGATGGCCGTCGGCATCCTGCTTCGCTATCTCCTGCGCATGCCGCTGAAGCTCCTCTTCACTTCGGCCGCGCAGCGCCGCCATACCGCCTATACGAAATGGCTGATCCGCCGCATGGACGCAGTGATCGCGACCAGTGACCGCTCCGGCTCGTTCCTCGAGGTGCCCCACACGGTCATCCAGCACGGCGTCGACCTTTCGCTGTTCCATCCGCCGGAAACGGCGGAAGACGGCATTGCCGCCACCGGCCTGCCCGGCCGCCATCTGGTCGGCTGTTTCGGCCGCGTGCGCCATCAGAAGGGCACCGATCTTTTCGTCCGGGCAATGATCGAACTCCTGCCGCAGCACCCGGAATGGACGGCGGTCGTCTCCGGCCGGGTGACGGCCGAGCACACCGCCTTCGCAGACAAGCTCAAAGCGGATGTCGCCGCCGCCGGCCTCAGCGACCGTATCCTCTTCCTCGGCGAAGTGCCCGATATCAAGGTGTGGTACCGCCGCCTGACGCTTTATGTCGCCCCCTCCCGCAACGAAGGTTTCGGCCTGACCCCGCTCGAGGCCATGGCGTCGCGAACGGCGGTGGTGGCATCCGACGCCGGCGCCTATGCCGAACTCATTGCCGAAGGTGAGACCGGCTCGGTGGTGGCTGCCGGCAACAGTGAAGCACTGACACAGGCGATCGCCCCCTATATCGCCGATCCCGCTTTGGCGATTGCCCATGGCGAGAATGCGCTGCGCCATGTCAGAGCGAATTTTGCGCTGGAGAAGGAAGCAAACGCGATCGGCGCAGTCTACGATCGCCTTCTCGGTGACAACCGCGGCTAA